A genomic segment from Symbiobacterium terraclitae encodes:
- a CDS encoding diacylglycerol/lipid kinase family protein codes for MSFQRIAVIYNPASGRPRERACLIERLAAPLLAAGRTVTVCPTERQGHAAEIAREKAAAGYDLVLAYGGDGTMNEALQGVMGTGAALGFWPGGTANVLAAELRFPHRPDEVAQRILAGRTQEVTVGQANDRYFLLMAGVGPDAAVAGSVDPELKRRFGKAAFAVAAMQFIWHWDLVPFLVHLDGEPPVVGRFVVAGNARSYGGGFQFTPDASLTDPFLDVCIFTAETVGDYLGYVSAALVGLHRSLPGVVYRKVRSAEIVAAADHDPLTQVDGEVVGRLPMRLTAHPRALRLLI; via the coding sequence GTGTCGTTCCAGCGCATCGCCGTGATCTACAACCCCGCGTCCGGCCGGCCCCGGGAGCGCGCCTGCCTGATCGAGCGGCTGGCTGCGCCGCTGCTGGCGGCCGGCCGCACGGTGACCGTCTGCCCCACCGAACGCCAGGGCCACGCCGCGGAGATCGCGCGGGAGAAGGCGGCGGCGGGGTACGACCTGGTCCTGGCGTACGGCGGCGACGGCACGATGAACGAGGCGCTGCAGGGCGTGATGGGCACCGGCGCCGCCCTGGGATTCTGGCCGGGCGGCACCGCCAACGTGCTGGCCGCCGAGCTCCGCTTCCCCCACCGGCCCGACGAGGTGGCCCAACGGATCCTCGCCGGCCGCACCCAGGAGGTGACGGTGGGCCAGGCCAACGACCGCTACTTCCTGCTGATGGCGGGCGTGGGGCCGGACGCGGCGGTGGCGGGCTCGGTGGACCCGGAGCTGAAGCGCCGCTTCGGCAAGGCGGCGTTCGCCGTGGCCGCCATGCAGTTCATCTGGCACTGGGACCTGGTCCCCTTCCTGGTGCACCTGGACGGGGAGCCGCCGGTGGTGGGCCGCTTCGTGGTGGCCGGCAACGCCCGGTCCTACGGCGGGGGCTTCCAGTTCACGCCCGACGCCTCGCTGACCGACCCTTTCCTCGACGTCTGCATCTTCACCGCCGAGACGGTGGGCGACTACCTGGGGTATGTCTCGGCCGCCCTGGTGGGGCTGCACCGGAGCCTGCCCGGGGTGGTCTACCGGAAGGTCCGGTCGGCGGAGATCGTCGCGGCGGCCGACCACGACCCGCTGACGCAGGTGGACGGCGAGGTGGTGGGCCGGCTCCCGATGCGGCTGACGGCGCATCCCCGAGCCCTGAGACTTTTGATTTAG
- the hemZ gene encoding coproporphyrinogen dehydrogenase HemZ — MRSILLRGNSPVFASDLTQMGHVFFPGEAFSVWVPGEDGAAPQAAPPDGWRVDVVALPSGGGEGGPPWQGGSEGALPWHVAVEVSGPAGRRRAEGGLTQTADESPRTFEHRLRRLAKGLLVDVLSPLVGFRPGWGILTGVRPTKLVHQMLDAGEPDPVARLTGEYRLAPEKAELVTGVARLQRPYLGRDPRAVSLYIGIPFCPSICSFCSFSIYPINQHRSQVSPFLEALGREMAIIGEAIRDLGLRVESIYFGGGTPTSPRDEDFAWMLQAAEQHLLRGQAPAEYTMEGGRPETFNKAKLDAMAAAGVNRVSVNPQTTVQATLMHLGRIHTVEKFYRAYDLVRSHPAGFTVNTDIIIGLPGEGPAEVHHTLADMRRLAPDNLTVHTLAVKRGSRIHGEGEAGEVLRALTPAEAEALVQDAAETARAMGQRPYYLYRQKFMVGALENVGYALPGKESLYNIQMMEERQTVIGLGAGATSKWYKPLGGNRGWLLKAPANPGDPQTYVERAEELARRKVEHLRLLYGE, encoded by the coding sequence ATGCGTTCGATTCTGCTGCGGGGCAACAGCCCGGTCTTCGCCAGCGACCTGACGCAGATGGGGCACGTCTTCTTCCCCGGCGAGGCGTTTTCCGTGTGGGTCCCCGGGGAGGACGGCGCCGCGCCCCAGGCCGCGCCGCCGGACGGGTGGCGGGTGGACGTCGTCGCCCTTCCGTCGGGAGGCGGGGAGGGCGGGCCGCCCTGGCAGGGGGGGAGCGAGGGCGCCCTGCCCTGGCACGTCGCCGTCGAGGTGAGCGGCCCGGCGGGGCGCCGCCGCGCCGAGGGCGGCCTGACTCAGACCGCGGATGAGAGCCCCCGGACGTTCGAGCACCGGCTGCGCCGGCTGGCCAAGGGGCTGCTGGTCGACGTCCTCTCGCCGCTGGTCGGCTTCCGGCCGGGCTGGGGCATCCTCACCGGGGTGCGGCCCACCAAGCTGGTCCACCAGATGCTGGACGCAGGCGAGCCCGACCCGGTGGCCCGGCTCACCGGCGAGTACCGGCTCGCCCCCGAAAAGGCGGAGCTGGTCACCGGCGTGGCGCGGCTGCAGCGGCCCTACCTGGGGCGGGACCCCCGGGCCGTGTCGCTCTACATCGGCATCCCCTTCTGCCCCTCGATCTGCTCCTTCTGCTCCTTCTCGATCTACCCCATCAATCAGCACCGGAGCCAGGTCTCCCCGTTCCTGGAGGCCCTGGGCCGGGAGATGGCGATCATCGGCGAGGCGATCCGGGACCTGGGGCTCAGGGTGGAGTCGATCTACTTCGGCGGCGGCACGCCCACCAGCCCCAGGGACGAGGACTTCGCCTGGATGCTGCAGGCCGCCGAGCAGCACCTGCTCAGGGGCCAGGCGCCCGCCGAGTATACGATGGAGGGCGGCCGGCCGGAGACCTTCAACAAGGCGAAGCTGGACGCCATGGCCGCGGCCGGCGTCAACCGGGTGAGCGTCAACCCGCAGACCACGGTCCAGGCCACCCTGATGCACCTGGGCCGCATCCATACAGTGGAGAAGTTCTACCGGGCCTACGACCTGGTGCGGTCGCACCCCGCCGGCTTCACCGTCAACACGGACATCATCATCGGCCTGCCGGGCGAGGGCCCCGCCGAGGTGCACCACACCCTGGCCGACATGCGCCGCCTGGCCCCGGACAACCTCACCGTCCACACGCTGGCCGTCAAGCGGGGCTCGCGCATCCACGGCGAGGGCGAGGCCGGGGAGGTCCTGCGGGCGCTCACCCCCGCCGAGGCGGAGGCGCTGGTGCAGGACGCGGCCGAGACTGCCCGGGCCATGGGGCAGCGGCCCTACTACCTGTACCGGCAGAAGTTCATGGTGGGCGCCCTCGAGAACGTGGGCTACGCCCTGCCCGGTAAGGAGTCCCTGTACAACATCCAGATGATGGAGGAGAGGCAGACCGTCATCGGCCTCGGCGCCGGGGCCACCTCCAAGTGGTACAAGCCGCTGGGCGGAAACCGGGGCTGGCTGCTGAAGGCGCCGGCCAACCCGGGCGATCCGCAGACCTACGTGGAGCGGGCGGAGGAGCTGGCGCGGCGCAAGGTGGAGCACCTGAGGCTGCTCTACGGCGAGTAG
- a CDS encoding peptidase E, giving the protein MRQIVAMGGGGFSMEPENPLLDRYVLGLTGKDRPKVCFLPTASGDAEGYIINFYRAMVRLNAEPTHLSLLHPTERDMAGLLLAQDVIYVGGGNTKNMLALWRAWGLDEILRTAWERGVVLAGLSAGSICWFEQGVTDSVPGELSALPALGFLKGSHCPHYDGEPERRPAYHRLRAAGLLSDGIAADDGVGLHYVGDELAKVVSSRPGARAYRVYAEGGAVREEPIVPQCLGA; this is encoded by the coding sequence ATGAGGCAGATTGTGGCAATGGGCGGCGGCGGCTTCTCCATGGAACCGGAGAACCCGCTGCTCGACCGGTACGTGCTGGGGCTGACGGGCAAGGACCGGCCGAAGGTCTGTTTCCTTCCCACCGCCAGCGGGGACGCCGAGGGGTATATCATCAACTTCTACCGGGCGATGGTCCGGCTGAACGCCGAGCCGACGCACCTCTCGCTGCTGCACCCGACCGAGCGGGACATGGCCGGCCTCCTCCTGGCCCAGGACGTGATCTACGTGGGCGGCGGGAACACGAAGAACATGCTCGCCCTATGGCGGGCATGGGGGCTGGACGAGATTCTGCGCACGGCGTGGGAGCGGGGCGTGGTGCTGGCGGGGCTCAGCGCTGGCTCCATCTGCTGGTTCGAGCAGGGGGTGACCGACTCGGTGCCCGGCGAGCTCTCGGCCCTGCCGGCCCTCGGCTTCCTGAAGGGAAGCCACTGCCCGCACTACGACGGCGAGCCTGAGCGCCGCCCGGCCTACCACCGGCTGCGGGCAGCCGGTCTCCTCAGCGACGGCATCGCCGCCGACGACGGCGTCGGCCTGCACTACGTGGGCGACGAGCTGGCGAAGGTGGTCAGCTCCCGGCCGGGCGCCCGGGCTTACCGGGTCTACGCCGAGGGGGGCGCCGTGCGGGAGGAGCCGATCGTCCCGCAGTGCCTCGGGGCGTAG
- the aspS gene encoding aspartate--tRNA ligase, whose translation MSESIHGMKRTVFCGEVAESLVGQEVIVNGWVQRRRDHGSLIFVDLRDRTGVVQVVFDEEECGAEVFAKVEQVRSEYVLAVRGRLTHRAPEAVNPNIPTGRFEIRAHDLRILNPAKTPPFYIQDDVDVDETVRLKYRYLDLRRPEMQRNLILRHRVTKAVRDFYDENGFLEIETPMLTKSTPEGARDYLVPSRVNPGKFYALPQSPQIFKQLCMVSGLERYVQIVRCFRDEDLRADRQPEFTQIDVEMSFVEREDVLGMTERMVARVFREALGIEVPTPFKRLTYAEAMARYGSDKPDLRFGMELVDLSDLAAGCGFSVFRSAVEAGGQVKGINAKGCGGYSRKEIDELGNFVKTYKAKGLAYIIVGENGEVRSSFTKFLTEAETAEIIRRLEGEPGDLLLFVADQPAVVAAALGALRVEMGGRLGLRKPGEFNLLWVVDFPLLEWDEEENRFVAVHHPFTSPHPEDLEKVFKEGATREELAAIRANAYDLVLNGVELGGGSIRIHQRHLQNRMFELLGFTPEEAQMKFGFLLDAFEYGAPPHGGIAFGLDRFVMLLAGRQSIRDVIAFPKTAKATDLMTDAPSEVSEKQLRELSIRTTV comes from the coding sequence ATGAGCGAATCGATTCACGGCATGAAGCGGACGGTCTTCTGTGGCGAGGTCGCAGAGTCCCTGGTGGGCCAGGAGGTCATCGTAAACGGCTGGGTGCAGCGCCGGCGTGACCACGGCTCCCTGATCTTCGTGGACCTCCGGGACCGCACGGGCGTGGTGCAGGTGGTCTTCGACGAGGAGGAGTGCGGCGCCGAGGTCTTCGCCAAGGTGGAGCAGGTCCGCTCCGAATACGTGCTGGCCGTGCGGGGCCGGCTGACCCACCGGGCGCCCGAGGCGGTGAACCCCAACATCCCCACGGGCCGGTTCGAGATCCGGGCCCACGACCTGCGCATCCTCAACCCGGCCAAGACGCCGCCCTTCTATATCCAGGACGACGTCGACGTGGACGAGACCGTCCGGCTCAAGTACCGCTACCTGGACCTGCGCCGGCCGGAGATGCAGCGCAACCTGATCCTCCGCCACCGGGTCACCAAGGCAGTGCGGGACTTCTACGACGAGAACGGGTTCCTTGAAATCGAGACCCCGATGCTCACCAAGTCGACCCCCGAGGGGGCCCGCGACTACCTGGTGCCCTCCCGGGTGAACCCGGGCAAGTTCTACGCCCTGCCCCAGTCGCCGCAGATCTTCAAGCAGCTCTGCATGGTCTCGGGCCTGGAGCGGTACGTGCAGATCGTCCGCTGCTTCCGTGACGAGGACCTGCGGGCAGACCGGCAGCCGGAGTTCACGCAGATCGACGTGGAGATGTCGTTCGTCGAGCGCGAGGACGTGCTGGGCATGACGGAGCGCATGGTGGCGCGGGTCTTCCGCGAGGCCCTCGGCATCGAGGTGCCCACGCCCTTCAAGCGGCTGACCTACGCCGAGGCGATGGCCCGGTACGGCTCCGACAAGCCCGACCTGCGCTTCGGCATGGAGCTGGTGGACCTCTCCGACCTGGCGGCGGGCTGCGGCTTCAGCGTCTTCCGCAGCGCGGTCGAGGCCGGCGGCCAGGTGAAGGGCATCAACGCCAAGGGCTGCGGCGGCTACTCCCGCAAGGAGATCGACGAGCTCGGCAACTTCGTGAAGACCTACAAGGCCAAGGGCCTGGCCTACATCATCGTGGGCGAGAACGGCGAGGTCCGCTCCTCCTTCACGAAGTTCCTCACCGAGGCCGAGACGGCGGAGATCATCCGCCGGCTGGAGGGCGAGCCCGGCGACCTGCTGCTCTTCGTGGCCGACCAGCCCGCCGTGGTGGCGGCGGCCCTGGGTGCGCTGCGGGTCGAGATGGGGGGCCGCCTGGGCCTCCGGAAGCCCGGCGAGTTCAACCTGCTCTGGGTCGTCGACTTCCCGTTGCTGGAGTGGGACGAGGAGGAGAACCGCTTCGTGGCGGTCCACCACCCGTTCACCTCGCCCCATCCCGAGGACCTGGAGAAGGTGTTCAAGGAGGGGGCGACCCGGGAGGAGCTGGCCGCGATCCGGGCCAACGCCTACGACCTGGTGCTGAACGGGGTCGAGCTGGGCGGCGGGTCGATCCGAATCCACCAGCGGCACCTGCAGAACCGCATGTTCGAGCTGCTGGGCTTCACGCCGGAGGAGGCGCAGATGAAGTTCGGCTTCCTGCTCGACGCCTTCGAGTACGGCGCCCCGCCCCACGGCGGCATCGCCTTCGGCCTCGACCGGTTCGTGATGCTGCTGGCCGGCCGCCAGTCGATCCGGGACGTGATCGCCTTCCCGAAGACGGCGAAGGCCACCGACCTGATGACCGACGCCCCGAGCGAGGTGTCGGAGAAGCAGCTCCGGGAGCTGAGCATCCGCACGACGGTGTAG
- the hisS gene encoding histidine--tRNA ligase, with product MSIQAPRGFNDILPGEQYGWRDSYRWQRLEETFREVARLYGYQELRPPMVEYVELFIHGVGATTDIVTKEMFNITPRGDDPDPRRMAMRPEFTAGLVRAYLENGLYNSPQPTKLFAYGPAFRYENVQKGRFRGFHQLDVEVFGAQDPAVDAEVIKLGLDVVARLGLTGLVVSVNSIGCPNCRPRYRSALQNHFRPHLGELCEDCRTRFDKNPLRLIDCKKDAAHPAQQTAPVGLDYLCDDCRSHWEGLLGHLEAMGIPYQIDTRIVRGLDYYTKTVFEVLHPKLGAQSTLWGGGRYDGLIEVVGGKPTPGVGFGMGMERVLMVLEEEGLTAPFEGRPRLDAFVVTLGDAARPVGLRLLYELRAAGLSADIDYLGRSMKAQMKYAGKQNSRFVVILGEDEVQRGVASVKHMDEGTQESVPLDQIISHLRRAEP from the coding sequence GTGAGCATCCAGGCACCCCGGGGATTCAACGACATCCTGCCGGGCGAGCAGTACGGCTGGCGTGACTCGTACCGCTGGCAGCGGCTGGAGGAGACCTTCCGGGAGGTGGCCCGGCTCTACGGCTACCAGGAGCTCCGGCCGCCGATGGTCGAGTACGTGGAGCTCTTCATCCACGGCGTCGGCGCCACCACGGACATCGTGACCAAGGAGATGTTCAACATCACGCCCCGGGGCGACGATCCGGACCCCCGCCGGATGGCGATGCGGCCCGAGTTCACGGCGGGCCTGGTGAGGGCCTACCTCGAGAACGGGCTGTACAACAGCCCGCAGCCGACCAAGCTCTTCGCCTACGGCCCGGCGTTCCGGTACGAGAACGTGCAGAAGGGCCGGTTCCGGGGCTTCCACCAGCTGGACGTCGAGGTCTTCGGCGCCCAGGACCCGGCGGTGGACGCCGAGGTGATCAAGCTGGGTCTGGACGTGGTGGCCAGATTGGGGCTCACCGGGCTGGTGGTCTCGGTCAACTCCATCGGCTGCCCCAACTGCAGGCCCCGGTACCGCTCGGCCTTGCAGAACCACTTCCGGCCGCACCTGGGCGAGCTGTGCGAGGACTGCCGGACCCGGTTCGACAAGAACCCGCTCCGGCTGATCGACTGCAAGAAGGACGCCGCCCACCCGGCGCAGCAGACCGCCCCTGTGGGGCTCGACTACCTCTGCGACGACTGCCGGAGCCATTGGGAGGGCCTCCTGGGCCACCTGGAGGCGATGGGGATCCCGTACCAGATCGACACCCGCATCGTGCGGGGGCTCGACTACTACACGAAGACGGTCTTCGAGGTGCTCCACCCGAAGCTGGGGGCCCAGTCCACCCTGTGGGGAGGGGGCCGCTACGACGGTCTGATCGAGGTGGTGGGCGGGAAGCCCACCCCGGGCGTCGGCTTCGGCATGGGCATGGAGCGGGTGCTGATGGTCCTGGAGGAGGAGGGGCTGACCGCCCCGTTCGAGGGCCGGCCCCGGCTGGACGCCTTCGTGGTCACCCTCGGCGACGCGGCCCGGCCCGTGGGGCTCAGGCTCCTCTACGAACTCCGCGCGGCGGGGCTGTCGGCCGACATCGACTACCTGGGCCGCAGCATGAAGGCGCAGATGAAGTACGCGGGCAAGCAGAACAGCCGGTTTGTCGTCATCCTGGGCGAGGACGAGGTCCAGCGTGGCGTTGCATCCGTAAAGCACATGGACGAGGGCACACAGGAGTCCGTGCCGCTCGACCAGATCATCTCGCACTTGCGGAGGGCTGAACCATGA
- a CDS encoding S66 peptidase family protein, with amino-acid sequence MSRRVIKPPRLRPGDLVGVVAPSSPVVTRREEVEAAIRRLEAFGFRVRTGEHLWGRVGVRAGSREAQLADLHAMWSDPAVKAIFCATGGITAITLVDGLDYDLVARNPKAFIGMSDITILQAALLRRAGLVTFHASCLAEGLGSPDAEQEGPHLLRVLTDPRPPGPLPEWAGEVRVVKGSRGDAVRGRLVGGSWNCMLHLLGTPYWPDTDGAILFLEGVNLATSAVLRGLAQLRLAGALDGVAAILFGHMEGCFPDRSSPAERLALAVEQALGDLDLPVCQTEAFGHCVPNVTLPVGSMASIQDGRLVLEEGAVV; translated from the coding sequence ATGAGCAGGCGCGTCATCAAGCCTCCCCGTCTCCGCCCCGGCGACCTGGTGGGCGTCGTCGCCCCGTCAAGCCCGGTCGTGACCCGCCGGGAGGAGGTGGAGGCCGCGATCAGGCGGCTGGAGGCGTTCGGGTTCCGTGTGCGTACAGGGGAGCACCTCTGGGGCCGGGTCGGGGTCCGGGCCGGCAGCCGGGAGGCGCAGCTGGCGGATCTGCACGCCATGTGGTCCGACCCCGCGGTGAAGGCGATCTTCTGCGCCACCGGCGGGATCACGGCCATCACGCTGGTGGACGGGCTCGACTACGACCTGGTCGCCCGCAACCCCAAGGCGTTCATCGGCATGAGCGACATCACTATTCTGCAGGCTGCGCTGCTCCGCCGGGCCGGACTCGTGACCTTCCACGCATCCTGTCTGGCCGAGGGTCTGGGTTCGCCTGACGCCGAGCAGGAGGGGCCCCACCTGCTGCGGGTGCTGACCGATCCGCGACCCCCGGGACCGCTGCCCGAGTGGGCGGGGGAGGTCCGGGTGGTGAAGGGGAGCCGGGGCGACGCCGTGCGCGGCCGGCTGGTCGGCGGCTCCTGGAACTGCATGCTCCACCTGCTGGGCACGCCCTACTGGCCCGACACCGACGGGGCGATCCTCTTCCTGGAGGGGGTCAACCTGGCCACATCGGCAGTCCTGCGCGGGCTGGCCCAGCTCCGGCTCGCGGGGGCGCTGGACGGGGTGGCTGCCATCCTCTTCGGGCACATGGAGGGCTGCTTCCCCGACCGGTCCTCGCCGGCGGAGAGGCTGGCCCTGGCCGTGGAGCAGGCGCTGGGCGACCTGGACCTGCCCGTCTGCCAGACCGAGGCGTTCGGCCACTGCGTGCCCAACGTCACGTTGCCCGTCGGGTCGATGGCGTCCATTCAGGACGGGCGGCTGGTGCTGGAAGAGGGTGCGGTGGTCTGA
- a CDS encoding GNAT family N-acetyltransferase: MDEIRIRMARPSDAEAFAEIMTQPQVYYGTLQLPHTTPESWRKRLEGNDPNYDYVLVAEVDGKVVGNLGLHRSRRPRNAHVAVLGISVHDAYQGRGIGRALLTAAIDAADRWLNILRIELEVYTDNERAIKLYESLGFVIEGRKRMNAFRDGQYVDSYVMARIRP, translated from the coding sequence ATGGACGAGATCCGCATCCGCATGGCCCGGCCGTCCGACGCGGAGGCCTTCGCCGAGATCATGACGCAGCCGCAGGTCTACTACGGGACGCTGCAGCTGCCGCACACGACCCCGGAGTCGTGGCGGAAGCGCCTGGAGGGGAACGACCCCAACTACGACTACGTCCTGGTGGCCGAGGTGGACGGCAAGGTGGTCGGCAACCTCGGGCTGCACCGCAGCCGGCGGCCCCGGAACGCGCATGTAGCCGTTCTCGGCATCTCCGTCCACGACGCCTACCAGGGCCGCGGCATCGGCAGGGCGCTGCTGACCGCCGCGATCGACGCGGCGGACCGCTGGCTCAACATCCTGCGCATCGAGCTTGAGGTGTACACCGACAACGAGAGGGCCATCAAGCTCTACGAGTCCCTCGGCTTCGTGATCGAGGGACGGAAGCGGATGAACGCCTTCCGCGACGGCCAGTACGTGGACTCGTACGTGATGGCCCGCATCCGGCCATGA